In Mycolicibacterium mucogenicum DSM 44124, the following are encoded in one genomic region:
- a CDS encoding DUF1707 domain-containing protein, translated as MHHHEDLPFPEPTRHSAGTTATDTLGAHIRAGDADREVVSRRLSRAVADGRLSLTEYDSRLQLLYRAVTRGELAEIVSDLPASDARSEPKRQWRQSIPAWVVIMWMPWGAVNLLCLAIWLATGAGYFWPFWVAVPWGCALLIPSVIGVFASGGAHGGRNSTASGAADLRRSCSAASRPSRSAQQWSSAAT; from the coding sequence GTGCACCACCATGAGGACCTCCCGTTTCCCGAGCCGACGCGCCACAGTGCCGGCACCACGGCAACCGACACGCTCGGCGCTCACATCAGGGCCGGCGATGCCGACCGCGAAGTCGTTTCTCGCCGGCTCAGCCGTGCCGTCGCTGATGGCCGGCTGAGCCTGACGGAGTACGACAGTCGCCTCCAGTTGCTCTACCGGGCCGTCACCCGTGGCGAGCTCGCCGAGATCGTCTCTGACCTACCGGCCTCCGATGCGCGCAGTGAGCCCAAACGGCAATGGAGACAATCGATTCCGGCATGGGTCGTCATCATGTGGATGCCGTGGGGCGCGGTGAACCTGCTGTGCCTTGCGATCTGGCTCGCTACCGGCGCCGGCTACTTCTGGCCGTTCTGGGTAGCTGTCCCCTGGGGCTGCGCGCTGCTGATTCCCAGCGTCATTGGCGTGTTCGCCAGTGGCGGCGCTCATGGGGGCCGAAATTCGACGGCGTCCGGTGCCGCTGACCTGCGGCGATCTTGCAGCGCCGCGTCCCGCCCCAGCCGCTCCGCGCAGCAATGGTCGTCAGCAGCCACCTGA
- a CDS encoding IS3 family transposase (programmed frameshift), with amino-acid sequence MPKKYDEEFKARAVRLVADHVEEYDTRTACITAVAKRLGVSYESLRRWINQSEVDAGDRAGVPTDVARENRELKRKNRELEETIEILKAATKFLRAGERPATPLICAFIAEHRARFGVAPICRVLSKHGCQIAPRTFYAWLARPPSARALWDMAITEVLAGYYEPDEHGHRKPESLYGAVKMWAHLRRQGIEVARCTVERLMRDNRWRGVTRRKKVRTTIADPAAGRAPDLVDRQFRVEAPNRLLVADFTYVRLAAGVFVYTAFVIDAYAGRIVGWTCSAGKSDAFVRRAIRHAAQLRRRDGNPLSGSTIHHSDAGSQYTSVRFGETLSLSGLVPSIGSVGDAFDNALAETTIGLYKNEAVRDDSPFRRGPLHRLTDVELLTADWVHWYNTDRLMHRLGRIPPIEYETIYYATSTAQSEAAHQ; translated from the exons ATGCCGAAGAAGTACGACGAGGAGTTCAAGGCCCGGGCGGTGCGGTTGGTCGCTGACCATGTCGAGGAGTACGACACCCGCACGGCGTGCATCACCGCGGTCGCCAAACGGTTGGGTGTCTCCTACGAATCGCTGCGCCGCTGGATCAACCAGAGCGAGGTCGACGCCGGGGACCGGGCAGGGGTGCCCACCGACGTTGCGCGCGAGAACAGAGAGCTCAAACGTAAGAACCGTGAGCTTGAGGAAACCATCGAAATCCTCAAGGCGGCAACAA AGTTTCTTCGCGCGGGAGAGCGACCCGCGACGCCGCTGATTTGTGCGTTCATCGCCGAGCATCGTGCTCGGTTCGGGGTCGCTCCGATCTGCCGCGTGCTGTCCAAGCACGGCTGCCAGATTGCCCCGAGAACGTTCTACGCCTGGCTGGCGCGGCCGCCATCGGCGCGGGCCTTGTGGGATATGGCCATTACTGAGGTGCTGGCCGGCTACTACGAACCCGACGAACACGGACACCGCAAGCCCGAGTCGTTGTACGGCGCGGTCAAGATGTGGGCCCATCTGCGCCGTCAGGGCATCGAGGTGGCCCGCTGCACGGTGGAGCGCCTCATGCGGGACAACCGGTGGCGTGGGGTGACCCGCCGTAAGAAGGTTCGCACCACCATCGCTGACCCGGCTGCCGGGCGAGCCCCGGATCTGGTGGACCGCCAGTTCCGCGTCGAGGCGCCCAACAGGTTGCTGGTAGCCGATTTCACCTACGTCAGACTGGCCGCCGGGGTGTTCGTCTACACCGCGTTCGTCATCGACGCCTACGCCGGGCGCATCGTGGGCTGGACCTGCTCAGCGGGCAAGAGTGATGCGTTCGTGCGGCGGGCAATCCGCCACGCCGCGCAACTCCGGCGTCGTGATGGTAATCCGTTGTCGGGCAGCACTATTCACCACTCGGATGCGGGCTCTCAGTATACGTCGGTGCGGTTCGGGGAAACCCTGTCCTTGTCCGGATTGGTGCCCTCGATCGGATCGGTCGGCGATGCCTTCGATAACGCGTTGGCCGAGACCACCATCGGGCTGTACAAGAACGAAGCCGTCCGCGACGACTCCCCATTCCGTCGCGGACCGCTGCACCGACTGACCGACGTAGAACTGCTCACCGCCGACTGGGTCCACTGGTACAACACCGACCGGCTCATGCACCGCCTGGGCCGCATCCCGCCGATCGAATACGAGACCATCTACTACGCTACGAGCACAGCCCAATCAGAGGCTGCGCACCAATAA
- a CDS encoding STAS domain-containing protein — MTGQPVQGSGNPAAASCAVEQSQIGAVSVVTVSGTVDMLTAPQLESALSPAAVGTAQAVVVDLSAVDFLASAGMGVLVAAHAELAPAVRLVIVADGPTTSRPLKLVGIADLIELFATRDEALAAVTA, encoded by the coding sequence ATGACAGGCCAGCCAGTCCAGGGAAGCGGCAACCCTGCCGCGGCCAGCTGCGCAGTCGAACAGAGTCAGATCGGCGCGGTCAGCGTGGTCACGGTGTCCGGAACGGTGGACATGCTCACCGCTCCGCAGCTCGAATCCGCACTGAGCCCGGCAGCAGTCGGCACGGCCCAGGCTGTCGTCGTCGATTTGAGTGCCGTGGACTTCCTGGCCTCTGCCGGGATGGGCGTGCTGGTGGCGGCGCATGCGGAGTTGGCGCCGGCGGTTCGGCTCGTCATCGTCGCCGATGGCCCCACGACCAGTCGGCCGCTCAAGCTGGTCGGCATCGCCGACTTGATCGAGCTGTTCGCCACGCGAGACGAGGCGCTCGCGGCTGTCACCGCCTAG
- a CDS encoding ATP-binding protein, giving the protein MTEPDQSSSGARFSKTDVVAIPEHAASIRQEFSTWLTGHFALDRVKASDIVLAVNEALANAVEAAYADAPAPGVMHVRADFDRQSGLLTVTVTDEGRWRPATAQLANSARGRGIPLMQALTDHASIEPTDAGTQVRLQWDAVETAAADAAGG; this is encoded by the coding sequence ATGACGGAGCCGGACCAGTCGAGCAGCGGGGCACGTTTCAGTAAGACGGACGTGGTGGCCATCCCCGAACATGCGGCATCCATCCGTCAGGAGTTCTCGACCTGGTTGACGGGGCACTTCGCCCTGGACCGGGTCAAAGCGAGCGACATCGTGCTCGCCGTCAACGAAGCATTGGCCAATGCCGTCGAGGCCGCGTATGCCGATGCCCCCGCGCCCGGTGTCATGCACGTTCGCGCCGACTTCGACCGGCAATCAGGTCTGCTGACGGTGACCGTGACCGACGAGGGCAGGTGGCGCCCCGCTACGGCACAGCTCGCGAACTCTGCCCGGGGACGCGGAATTCCGTTGATGCAGGCGCTGACGGACCATGCCTCGATCGAACCGACCGATGCCGGCACGCAGGTGCGCCTGCAATGGGACGCCGTGGAAACCGCCGCCGCCGATGCCGCAGGCGGGTGA
- a CDS encoding response regulator has product MNASSAGRVVDILLVEDDPGDELITREAFADNKIKNTLHVARDGQEGLDFLYRRGVHADAPTPDLILLDLNLPKYDGRELLEAIKSDEDLCHIPVVVLTTSSAEEDILRSYKLHANAYVTKPVDLDQFMKAVREIDEFFVQVVRLPQP; this is encoded by the coding sequence ATGAATGCGTCGTCAGCCGGCCGAGTGGTGGACATCCTGTTGGTCGAGGACGACCCGGGGGACGAGTTGATCACCCGTGAAGCGTTCGCCGACAACAAGATCAAGAACACTCTGCACGTTGCCCGAGACGGTCAAGAAGGTCTGGATTTTCTCTACCGGCGCGGCGTGCACGCGGACGCCCCGACTCCGGACCTCATCCTGCTCGACTTGAATCTGCCGAAGTACGACGGCAGGGAACTGCTGGAGGCGATCAAGTCCGACGAGGACTTATGTCATATCCCGGTCGTCGTCCTCACCACCTCGTCGGCCGAAGAGGACATCCTGCGCAGCTACAAACTGCATGCGAACGCCTACGTGACCAAGCCCGTCGACCTCGATCAGTTCATGAAGGCGGTGCGGGAGATCGACGAGTTCTTCGTCCAGGTGGTGCGGCTGCCGCAGCCCTGA
- a CDS encoding sensor histidine kinase yields the protein MKLTVQGWQNLVLAAMGAVVLSGAVGGALLMNRTDMVSSELIEHLQPARVAAYRLQAGLRDQETAVRGYASAADSQFLAPYDDGQRAETAAAQKLRSLLTGRDALIADLDAIERAAGTWRSTYAKPLIASVVVGRPAVVDSRTNEDGKNAFDNLRTLFDAQNRHLEQARDADTARLASIRQWRDRVLATMVGAFVVMAVVLAMLVRSSVTRPLGALAAACRRITQGKFDERIVPQGPTDIRAIAVDVEEMRQRIVEELEASQFARLALDEQAEELRRSNAELEQFAYVASHDLQEPLRKVASFCQLLEKRYGDQLDERGIEYINFAVDGAKRMQVLINDLLTFSRVGRINATHTEVDLGEVVASAMQNLATSITESGAEVVMPPAGLPRVDGDPTLLTMLWQNLIGNAVKFRREGLAPRIVIDCTLGTGEDADNWVFTVTDNGIGIAEEFVDKVFVIFQRLHGRDAYSGTGIGLALCKKIVEHHGGTIGIDTSYTDGTRFVFTLPATPTTEPNAIASEQPEGSHP from the coding sequence ATGAAGTTGACGGTGCAGGGTTGGCAGAACCTGGTTCTGGCGGCGATGGGCGCGGTGGTGCTCTCCGGCGCCGTCGGCGGTGCGCTCCTGATGAACCGGACCGACATGGTGTCGAGCGAACTGATCGAGCACCTGCAACCGGCTCGCGTGGCCGCCTACCGGTTGCAGGCCGGACTGCGTGATCAGGAAACCGCGGTCCGCGGTTATGCCAGCGCCGCCGACAGCCAGTTCCTGGCGCCGTACGACGACGGACAGCGCGCGGAAACCGCTGCGGCGCAAAAGCTCAGAAGCCTGCTCACGGGGCGCGACGCGCTCATTGCCGACCTCGACGCGATCGAGCGCGCCGCCGGTACCTGGCGCAGCACCTATGCCAAGCCGTTGATCGCCAGTGTCGTCGTGGGACGTCCGGCCGTCGTCGACAGCCGGACCAACGAGGACGGCAAGAATGCGTTCGACAACCTCCGTACGCTCTTCGATGCGCAGAACCGGCACCTGGAACAGGCACGAGACGCCGACACCGCCCGGCTGGCGTCGATTCGCCAATGGCGCGACCGAGTCCTTGCCACCATGGTCGGTGCGTTCGTCGTCATGGCGGTGGTACTGGCCATGCTGGTGCGGAGTTCGGTCACCCGCCCCTTGGGCGCACTTGCCGCGGCGTGCCGCCGCATCACGCAGGGCAAGTTCGATGAGCGCATAGTTCCCCAGGGACCCACGGACATTCGCGCGATCGCCGTCGATGTCGAGGAGATGCGGCAGCGCATCGTAGAGGAACTCGAAGCGTCCCAGTTCGCCCGTCTGGCTCTCGACGAGCAAGCCGAGGAGTTGCGTCGATCCAACGCCGAACTCGAACAGTTCGCCTACGTCGCGTCGCATGATCTGCAAGAGCCGCTGCGCAAGGTCGCGTCCTTCTGCCAGCTGCTCGAGAAGCGGTACGGCGACCAGCTCGACGAGCGCGGGATCGAGTACATCAACTTCGCGGTCGACGGCGCCAAGCGTATGCAGGTGCTGATCAACGACCTGCTCACCTTCTCGCGCGTCGGCCGGATCAACGCCACGCACACCGAGGTCGACCTGGGCGAGGTTGTCGCGTCGGCCATGCAGAACCTCGCGACCTCGATCACCGAGTCGGGCGCCGAGGTGGTGATGCCGCCGGCCGGCCTGCCGCGGGTCGACGGCGACCCCACCTTGCTCACCATGTTGTGGCAGAACCTGATCGGTAACGCGGTGAAGTTCCGGCGCGAGGGACTCGCGCCCCGGATCGTGATCGACTGCACACTCGGAACGGGTGAAGATGCCGACAATTGGGTATTCACGGTCACGGACAACGGTATTGGGATTGCCGAAGAGTTTGTGGACAAGGTGTTCGTGATCTTTCAGCGGTTGCATGGCCGAGATGCCTACAGCGGTACCGGCATCGGCTTGGCGCTGTGCAAGAAGATCGTCGAACATCACGGCGGCACCATCGGGATCGACACGTCGTACACCGATGGCACGCGGTTCGTGTTCACACTGCCGGCTACCCCGACCACCGAACCGAACGCCATCGCATCCGAGCAGCCGGAAGGAAGTCACCCATGA
- a CDS encoding PP2C family protein-serine/threonine phosphatase yields MNRSTSPKSGPAGDRPLSLLLVEDDRGDALLVEELIADAAIDIDFHWSSTLTQAAGALQTIRPDCVLLDLHLPDAGGVDALDRLGALDPSLPIVVLTGLNDEHFGVAAMASGAQDYLVKGRVDPETLRRAVLYAIERKRAEVTAVDLHASRLRAQENARLERGLLPSPLLLDNPGVEVVTQSLPSRRDALIGGDFYDVVQTPDRTVHVMIGDVAGHGPDEAALGVALRIGWRALTFAGLRGNQRMCQLDRILTTERPSRGTFATLLSVALTPDTGQFDVVRAGHPGLLMHGAGTVDWLEPTPGPALGLGATEWPVNRLQLQPGDGLMLLTDGLFEGPAGEGGERLGEDGLLAAARSLARLPGAEFVKALISETEARAEPFGGLTDDIAVIRVERSVR; encoded by the coding sequence ATGAACCGCTCCACTTCCCCCAAGTCGGGGCCTGCGGGAGACCGGCCGCTGTCGCTGCTGCTGGTCGAGGACGACCGCGGCGATGCCCTGCTGGTCGAGGAGCTGATCGCCGACGCCGCGATCGACATCGACTTCCACTGGTCGTCCACATTGACCCAGGCGGCGGGCGCGCTACAGACGATCCGCCCGGATTGTGTGCTGCTCGACCTGCACCTGCCCGATGCCGGTGGTGTCGACGCTCTCGATCGCCTGGGCGCCCTCGATCCGAGCCTGCCGATCGTCGTTCTCACGGGTCTGAACGACGAGCATTTCGGTGTTGCCGCTATGGCGTCCGGCGCGCAGGACTACCTGGTGAAGGGCCGCGTGGACCCGGAGACACTGCGCCGGGCGGTGCTCTATGCGATCGAGCGCAAGCGTGCCGAGGTCACCGCGGTAGATCTGCACGCCAGTCGACTGCGCGCCCAGGAGAATGCCCGCCTGGAGCGGGGTCTGCTGCCTTCTCCGCTACTTCTGGACAATCCGGGCGTCGAGGTCGTCACACAGTCCTTGCCGAGTCGGCGCGACGCGCTGATCGGGGGCGACTTCTACGACGTCGTGCAGACCCCGGACCGCACGGTGCACGTCATGATCGGCGACGTGGCCGGCCACGGACCAGATGAGGCCGCATTGGGGGTGGCGCTGCGAATCGGCTGGCGCGCACTGACTTTCGCCGGTCTGCGGGGCAACCAGCGAATGTGTCAGCTCGACCGCATCCTGACCACCGAGCGGCCCAGCCGCGGCACTTTCGCCACGCTGCTGAGTGTGGCATTGACACCCGACACCGGGCAGTTCGACGTGGTGCGTGCAGGCCATCCCGGCTTGCTCATGCACGGCGCGGGCACCGTCGACTGGCTCGAACCGACGCCCGGCCCGGCCCTGGGCCTCGGAGCCACGGAATGGCCGGTCAATCGGTTGCAGTTGCAGCCGGGCGACGGATTGATGCTGCTGACGGACGGGCTGTTCGAGGGACCTGCGGGGGAGGGCGGCGAACGCCTCGGGGAGGACGGACTGCTGGCGGCCGCGCGCTCATTGGCGCGACTGCCCGGTGCCGAGTTCGTCAAGGCGTTGATCAGTGAGACGGAGGCGCGGGCCGAGCCCTTCGGTGGTCTCACCGACGACATCGCCGTCATTCGAGTGGAGCGCTCAGTTCGATGA
- a CDS encoding SigB/SigF/SigG family RNA polymerase sigma factor translates to MTAEYADVLEMFRQLQGTTEDSADYIEQRDAIIERCLPLADHIARRFEGKGEARDDLLQVARIGLINAVKRFDVEMGSDFASFAVPTIMGELRRHFRDNSWSVKVPRRMKELHLQIGTASAEMSQRLGRAPTATELAAELGIDRDEVLDGLMAGSSYKTTSIDGAAGSEERPSLAETLGDVDPGLEKVEYREALRPLLAELPERERTVLVLRFFESMTQSQIAAKVGISQMHVSRLLAKTLAQLREKLE, encoded by the coding sequence GTGACGGCGGAGTATGCGGACGTTCTCGAGATGTTCCGTCAGCTCCAGGGGACAACCGAGGACTCAGCTGACTACATCGAGCAGCGGGACGCGATCATCGAGCGCTGTCTGCCGCTGGCCGACCACATCGCGCGGCGCTTCGAGGGCAAGGGCGAAGCGCGCGATGACCTGCTGCAGGTCGCACGCATCGGCCTCATCAACGCGGTGAAGCGTTTCGACGTCGAGATGGGTTCGGACTTCGCCTCTTTCGCGGTTCCGACGATCATGGGCGAGCTACGCCGCCACTTCCGCGACAACAGCTGGTCGGTGAAAGTGCCGCGGCGGATGAAAGAGCTGCACCTGCAGATCGGCACGGCCAGCGCCGAGATGTCGCAACGCCTCGGGCGCGCGCCCACCGCTACTGAGCTGGCCGCCGAGCTGGGCATCGATCGCGACGAGGTCCTCGATGGTCTGATGGCCGGGAGCTCGTACAAGACCACCTCGATCGACGGGGCCGCGGGAAGCGAGGAGCGCCCGTCTCTCGCCGAGACGCTGGGCGACGTCGACCCCGGCTTGGAAAAGGTCGAGTATCGCGAGGCGCTGCGGCCGCTGCTGGCCGAACTGCCGGAACGCGAGCGGACCGTGCTGGTGCTGCGATTCTTCGAATCGATGACGCAGTCACAGATCGCGGCCAAGGTGGGCATCTCGCAGATGCACGTCTCGCGGTTGCTGGCGAAAACCCTGGCCCAGCTTCGGGAGAAGTTGGAGTAG
- a CDS encoding ATP-binding protein, translated as MTSSDRSVELIVAASPESLAVLRTLVAAVAAFEDFDLDAIADIRLAVDEACTGLVRAAVPGSSLRVVVDPSNDAVVIRASATCVADDSRGSAVVKPDSFGWHVLNSLADEVSTFADEPAIDGTQVLGVSLTSRRVSLQR; from the coding sequence ATGACGTCCAGCGACCGGTCTGTTGAGTTGATCGTTGCGGCGTCCCCGGAAAGCCTGGCCGTCCTGCGGACGCTCGTGGCAGCGGTCGCCGCCTTTGAAGATTTCGATCTGGACGCCATCGCCGATATCCGGCTGGCGGTCGATGAAGCCTGTACCGGTCTGGTCCGGGCCGCGGTGCCCGGATCGAGCCTGCGGGTCGTCGTCGATCCGTCGAATGATGCTGTGGTGATTCGTGCTTCGGCGACGTGTGTGGCCGACGACAGTCGCGGCAGCGCGGTGGTGAAGCCGGACAGTTTCGGTTGGCACGTGCTCAACTCCCTGGCCGACGAGGTGTCGACCTTCGCCGACGAGCCGGCCATCGACGGCACCCAGGTGTTGGGTGTTTCGTTGACCTCGAGACGAGTGAGTCTGCAGCGGTGA
- a CDS encoding CsbD family protein, with the protein MSEDKKTGPEEAIRGVVEGVKGKAKEVIGTVAGRDDLVREGQAQQDKADAHRAAARKEAEAEAARAGAKAAEARERAEQQN; encoded by the coding sequence ATGAGCGAGGACAAGAAGACCGGTCCCGAGGAAGCCATCCGGGGCGTCGTCGAAGGCGTCAAGGGCAAGGCCAAGGAAGTCATCGGCACCGTGGCCGGACGTGACGACCTGGTCCGCGAGGGCCAGGCACAGCAGGACAAGGCAGACGCGCACCGTGCAGCCGCGCGGAAGGAAGCCGAGGCCGAGGCCGCACGCGCGGGCGCCAAGGCCGCTGAGGCGCGAGAGCGAGCCGAGCAGCAGAACTAG
- a CDS encoding response regulator, protein MTVPRDSRAIDILLIEDDPGDQLITREAFADNKIKNVLHIAHDGEEGLDFLYRRGAHAGAPRPDLILLDLNLPKYDGRQLLEKVKSDVELCDIPIVVLTTSSAQEDILRSYKLHANAYVTKPVDLEQFLSAVRQIDEFFVQVVRLPRP, encoded by the coding sequence GTGACCGTGCCGCGCGACAGCAGGGCGATCGACATTCTGTTGATCGAGGACGATCCCGGCGACCAGTTGATCACCCGGGAAGCCTTCGCGGACAACAAGATCAAGAACGTCTTGCACATCGCCCACGACGGTGAGGAAGGCCTGGACTTCCTCTATCGGCGCGGTGCCCATGCGGGTGCGCCGCGACCGGACCTGATTCTGCTCGATTTGAATCTGCCCAAATACGACGGGCGGCAGTTGCTCGAGAAGGTCAAGTCGGACGTCGAACTGTGCGACATCCCCATCGTCGTGCTCACCACGTCGTCGGCGCAGGAAGACATCCTGCGCAGCTACAAACTGCATGCCAACGCCTACGTGACCAAGCCCGTCGATCTCGAGCAGTTCCTGAGCGCGGTTCGCCAGATCGACGAGTTCTTCGTTCAAGTGGTCCGGTTGCCGCGGCCCTGA
- a CDS encoding TetR/AcrR family transcriptional regulator, giving the protein MSGDGLRDGHPALSREFILDTAIAFIDEHGLDKLTMRRLGAACGVEAMALYRYVHSRGDLLTGVVDHVVDRLYAEQLAARRQEDGWQDYLIRLAHGVRQIALQHPELFPLVATQAPEAPWVRPPLRSMRWMESFLDTLLSYGFDDVAAVAAYRAYTTFLVGQLLLEVSARGAQLSPAEAILEEADRPRASLSDYPQLQRLQPLLSEDYGDTEFEEALEALLDRLESNLPRR; this is encoded by the coding sequence GTGTCCGGTGATGGCCTGCGCGATGGCCACCCGGCATTGTCGCGCGAGTTCATCCTGGACACCGCGATCGCCTTCATCGACGAGCATGGGCTGGACAAGCTGACCATGCGCCGGCTGGGCGCGGCATGCGGTGTGGAGGCGATGGCCCTGTACCGGTATGTCCATAGCAGGGGAGACCTGCTGACCGGCGTGGTCGACCATGTCGTCGACCGCTTGTACGCCGAGCAGTTGGCGGCCCGCCGGCAGGAAGACGGCTGGCAGGACTATCTGATCAGGCTTGCACACGGAGTGCGCCAGATCGCCCTGCAGCATCCCGAACTCTTCCCGCTGGTGGCCACGCAGGCACCGGAGGCGCCTTGGGTTCGCCCGCCGCTACGCAGCATGCGCTGGATGGAGAGCTTCCTCGACACCTTGCTCTCATACGGGTTCGACGACGTCGCCGCAGTGGCGGCATACCGGGCGTACACCACGTTCTTGGTGGGACAGCTCTTGCTGGAGGTATCAGCCCGCGGCGCCCAGTTGAGTCCTGCCGAGGCGATCCTCGAGGAGGCTGACCGGCCGCGAGCCAGCCTGTCGGATTACCCGCAGCTGCAGCGACTGCAACCGTTGCTCTCGGAGGACTACGGCGATACCGAGTTCGAGGAAGCGCTCGAAGCGCTATTGGATCGGCTCGAATCGAATTTGCCGCGGCGCTGA